The following are encoded together in the Methanosarcina flavescens genome:
- the mcrB gene encoding coenzyme-B sulfoethylthiotransferase subunit beta → MSDTVDIYDDRGKLLESNVDIKSLAPTRNAAIKKIIMDTKRSVAVNLAGIQGALASGKMGGRGRQILGRGLNYDLTGNAEAIAESVKNYVQVDEGDDTEVKIVKGGKSLLIQSPSSRIIAGADYMAATTVGAAAVTQTIIDMFGTDPYDAPIVKGAVWGSYPQTMDLMGGMVQGILSIPQNNEGLGFSLRNIMANHVAAICNRNAMNTSALSSIYEQSGIFEMGGAVGIFERQQLLGLAYQGLNANNLLYDIVKENGKDGTIGTVIESVVRRAIEDGIISVDKTAPSGYKFYKANDVPMWNACAAVGTLAATMVNCGAGRAAQNVSSTLLYFNDILEKETGLPGCDYGKVEGTAVGFSFFSHSIYGGGGPGVFNGNHVVTRHSRGFAIPCVCAAVALDAGTQMFTIESTSGLIGDVFGAIPEFREPIKAVAGAL, encoded by the coding sequence GTGTCTGACACAGTAGACATCTACGACGACAGAGGAAAACTGCTCGAGAGCAATGTCGACATTAAGAGTCTTGCTCCAACAAGAAACGCAGCAATTAAAAAGATCATCATGGACACCAAGAGGTCCGTCGCAGTCAACCTCGCAGGTATTCAGGGTGCACTTGCCAGCGGCAAGATGGGCGGAAGGGGCCGTCAGATTTTAGGCCGTGGACTCAACTATGACTTGACCGGCAACGCCGAAGCAATTGCAGAAAGTGTTAAAAATTATGTCCAGGTCGACGAAGGCGATGACACCGAAGTAAAGATCGTTAAGGGTGGAAAAAGCCTTCTGATTCAGTCCCCATCATCCAGGATAATTGCCGGTGCTGACTATATGGCCGCAACCACAGTCGGTGCAGCAGCAGTTACCCAGACTATTATTGACATGTTCGGAACCGATCCGTATGACGCCCCCATAGTAAAAGGAGCTGTCTGGGGAAGCTACCCACAGACAATGGACCTCATGGGCGGAATGGTTCAGGGCATTCTCAGTATCCCCCAAAACAACGAAGGGCTCGGTTTCTCCCTCAGGAACATTATGGCCAACCACGTTGCAGCAATCTGCAACCGGAATGCAATGAACACATCAGCTCTCTCCTCTATTTACGAACAGAGTGGTATTTTCGAGATGGGTGGAGCAGTCGGTATATTCGAGAGACAGCAGCTCCTCGGTCTTGCATACCAGGGCCTTAACGCCAACAATCTCTTATATGACATTGTAAAGGAAAACGGTAAGGACGGTACCATTGGAACCGTTATCGAGTCCGTTGTCCGCAGGGCAATTGAAGACGGTATTATCTCCGTTGACAAGACTGCTCCTTCTGGATACAAATTCTACAAGGCAAACGATGTCCCCATGTGGAATGCCTGTGCAGCAGTTGGTACCCTTGCAGCCACCATGGTGAACTGTGGTGCAGGGCGTGCAGCTCAGAACGTTTCCTCAACTCTTCTCTACTTCAACGATATTCTTGAGAAGGAAACCGGTCTCCCAGGATGCGACTACGGTAAAGTTGAGGGTACCGCAGTAGGATTTTCATTCTTCAGCCACTCCATCTATGGTGGCGGTGGGCCTGGTGTCTTCAACGGTAACCACGTTGTTACCAGACACTCCAGAGGATTCGCAATCCCCTGCGTATGTGCAGCAGTAGCCCTTGACGCAGGTACCCAGATGTTCACAATCGAATCAACATCTGGCCTGATAGGCGACGTGTTCGGTGCAATACCAGAATTCCGCGAGCCGATTAAGGCAGTTGCAGGAGCGCTCTAA
- a CDS encoding DNA polymerase II large subunit has protein sequence MGETIASKEVHEYFDELEARLNDAIEIANKARARGRDPKPTVEIPLAKDLADRVENLIGVEGVAAKLRELEQRMSREEAALEIGREVAEGEVGSFPTKKDAVEAAIRVSMATLTEGVVAAPIEGIDKVELGKNDDGSQYIRIFYSGPIRSAGGTAQALSVLVGDYVRRSMGIDRYKPRPEEVERYVEEILLYKRVASLQYTPSEEEIRLIVKNCPVCIDGDPTEDAEVEGHRDLERIGTNRVRGGMCLVLAEGLALKAPKVKKHVNKLNMDGWDWLETLIGGTKRGDDEENEQKNKIKPKDKYIRDLIAGRSVFSHPSRPGGFRLRYGRSRNTSFAAAGINPSTMVLLDDFITNGTQLKIERPGKAAAMSAVDSIEGPTVRLYSGDLIRIDNINEAYELRSQVEAIIDIGEILINYGDFLENNHPLMPSPYVFEWWLYDYEAACPETIPEKELKEPSAALALRLTQEYDIPLHPKFTYLWHDINRSEFEALREFVAEKGNFSAEDEILRLPLKPCLESGIKFILEKLLVLHRVKTETILIEEALPFIFCLGLDCHLNVKAQMPDTEDMVEAAALLSGFRVFPRAPSRIGARMGRPEKSDLRKMSPAAQVLFPISNAGGITRNLVSASDYMASMNGKIGEIEVELGLRECHGCGKETYFWRCDCGEYTHPKLSCPRCKIEVRGAETCPKCGRKPNSVANVKLDFRSIYKQAFENVGEREKMDLIKGVKRLMNGQMTPEPLEKGILRAKHNVYVFKDGTVRYDMSDIPLTHIRADEIGITAAKLRELGYFEDIYGKPLEKDDQVVCLKVQDLVISYDAGEYMLRTAKYVDDLLVKYYKVEPYYNAETIQDLIGVLLIGLAPHTSAGVLGRLIGFTKASVGYAHPFFHASKRRNCDGDEDCVMLLMDGILNFSRSYLPDKRGGKMDAPLVLTTRIDPKEVDKEAHNIDVPARYPLEFYRATQEIKNPTELEGVMDLVSGRLGTPEQYEHFMFTHDTTDIAAGPLNSSYKTLGSMIEKMEAQLSLANKIRAVDASDVAERVLKSHFLPDLLGNLRSFSRQRMRCIKCGEKFRRPPLTGNCPKCGGNVVLTVHEGAVRKYLEVSKEIGERYRVSSYTRQRIELLDKDIRSLFENHRIKQLGLTDFMPGSAR, from the coding sequence ATGGGAGAAACGATTGCAAGTAAGGAAGTGCACGAATACTTCGACGAGCTTGAAGCAAGACTAAATGACGCTATCGAGATTGCAAATAAGGCTCGAGCTCGCGGAAGAGACCCAAAACCCACTGTAGAGATTCCCCTTGCTAAGGACCTTGCGGATAGGGTTGAGAACCTTATAGGAGTAGAAGGAGTTGCTGCAAAGCTCCGCGAGCTTGAGCAAAGGATGTCCAGGGAAGAAGCTGCTCTCGAAATCGGGCGTGAGGTAGCTGAGGGAGAGGTTGGAAGCTTTCCGACAAAAAAGGATGCAGTTGAAGCTGCGATTCGGGTTTCCATGGCAACCCTTACGGAAGGAGTGGTTGCAGCTCCTATTGAAGGTATTGACAAGGTTGAGCTGGGAAAGAATGATGATGGTTCGCAATATATACGGATTTTCTACTCAGGACCCATCCGGAGTGCAGGTGGGACTGCTCAGGCTCTTTCTGTGCTTGTTGGCGACTACGTAAGGCGAAGTATGGGTATTGATCGCTACAAGCCGAGGCCTGAAGAAGTAGAGCGTTATGTGGAAGAGATCCTGCTTTATAAAAGGGTTGCAAGCCTACAGTACACGCCCTCGGAAGAGGAGATCCGCCTGATAGTTAAGAATTGCCCTGTCTGTATTGACGGCGACCCAACCGAGGATGCCGAGGTTGAGGGACACAGGGATCTGGAAAGGATAGGGACAAACCGAGTTAGAGGAGGAATGTGCCTTGTACTTGCAGAAGGGCTCGCACTTAAGGCGCCTAAAGTCAAGAAACATGTTAATAAGTTAAACATGGATGGATGGGACTGGCTGGAAACCCTCATTGGAGGTACAAAAAGAGGTGACGATGAGGAAAATGAACAGAAAAACAAGATTAAACCTAAGGATAAGTACATAAGAGACCTTATTGCAGGCAGGTCGGTCTTCTCCCATCCCTCAAGACCAGGAGGATTCAGGCTTCGCTACGGGCGATCCAGAAATACTTCTTTTGCGGCTGCAGGAATTAATCCCTCTACAATGGTTTTGCTTGATGATTTTATTACTAACGGGACTCAGCTCAAGATTGAAAGGCCCGGAAAAGCTGCAGCTATGTCTGCCGTAGACTCGATAGAAGGGCCAACTGTTCGCCTTTACTCTGGAGACCTTATTCGCATAGATAATATAAACGAAGCCTATGAACTTCGTTCACAGGTCGAGGCAATAATAGATATCGGAGAGATCCTGATTAATTATGGCGACTTCCTGGAAAATAACCATCCTCTCATGCCTTCTCCTTATGTCTTTGAATGGTGGCTGTATGACTACGAAGCAGCCTGCCCTGAGACAATACCTGAGAAAGAATTAAAAGAACCATCGGCAGCTCTGGCTCTCAGGCTCACGCAAGAATATGATATTCCTTTACATCCGAAATTTACGTATCTCTGGCACGATATAAACCGGAGTGAGTTTGAAGCTTTAAGGGAATTCGTGGCTGAAAAAGGGAATTTCTCGGCTGAAGATGAAATTCTCAGGCTGCCCCTGAAACCCTGCCTTGAAAGTGGTATCAAATTTATACTTGAAAAACTCCTTGTGCTCCACAGAGTAAAAACTGAAACCATACTGATCGAAGAAGCTCTTCCTTTTATTTTCTGTCTTGGACTTGATTGTCACCTGAATGTGAAAGCCCAAATGCCTGATACCGAGGATATGGTGGAGGCTGCAGCTCTTTTAAGCGGGTTTAGGGTTTTCCCGAGGGCTCCTTCGAGAATAGGGGCAAGAATGGGAAGACCGGAGAAATCCGACCTGAGAAAGATGTCTCCCGCAGCTCAGGTCCTCTTTCCGATAAGCAATGCAGGGGGAATTACACGGAATCTGGTTTCTGCTTCAGATTACATGGCTTCCATGAATGGAAAGATAGGCGAAATTGAAGTGGAACTCGGACTCAGGGAATGCCATGGCTGTGGGAAAGAGACTTATTTCTGGCGCTGCGACTGCGGAGAATATACCCATCCCAAACTTTCCTGCCCCCGCTGTAAAATAGAGGTTAGAGGTGCTGAAACCTGCCCCAAATGCGGTAGAAAACCAAATTCCGTTGCAAATGTCAAACTGGACTTTCGCTCAATTTACAAGCAGGCTTTTGAGAATGTAGGGGAAAGGGAAAAAATGGACCTTATTAAAGGTGTAAAACGGCTCATGAACGGCCAGATGACTCCCGAGCCTCTGGAGAAAGGCATTTTGCGAGCAAAACATAATGTTTACGTTTTTAAAGATGGGACTGTTCGTTATGACATGTCAGATATTCCACTTACACATATCAGGGCTGATGAGATCGGGATAACAGCAGCGAAGCTCCGAGAACTCGGCTACTTTGAGGATATTTATGGGAAACCCCTTGAGAAGGATGATCAGGTTGTCTGCCTGAAGGTCCAGGATCTTGTGATTTCTTACGATGCGGGCGAGTATATGCTGCGTACGGCAAAATATGTGGACGACCTGCTTGTTAAATATTACAAGGTTGAGCCTTATTACAATGCTGAGACAATTCAGGATCTAATAGGCGTACTGCTTATCGGGCTTGCTCCGCATACCTCAGCAGGCGTGCTGGGACGTCTGATTGGGTTTACTAAAGCTTCAGTAGGCTATGCTCATCCTTTCTTTCATGCTTCAAAACGCAGGAACTGCGATGGGGATGAAGATTGCGTGATGCTTCTCATGGATGGGATCCTTAATTTCTCACGGTCTTATCTCCCGGATAAGAGGGGTGGAAAAATGGACGCCCCTCTTGTACTTACTACGAGAATAGATCCCAAAGAAGTAGACAAAGAGGCGCATAATATAGACGTACCTGCAAGATATCCTCTGGAGTTCTACAGGGCTACTCAGGAGATTAAAAACCCCACAGAGCTTGAAGGTGTTATGGACCTTGTGAGTGGCCGGCTTGGAACGCCGGAGCAGTATGAGCATTTTATGTTTACACATGATACTACAGATATTGCTGCGGGCCCGCTCAATTCATCATATAAGACTCTGGGAAGCATGATCGAAAAAATGGAGGCTCAACTTTCCCTTGCCAACAAAATAAGAGCAGTAGATGCTTCGGATGTAGCTGAAAGAGTGCTCAAGTCCCATTTCCTTCCTGATCTTCTTGGAAATTTACGCTCCTTTTCCAGGCAGCGAATGCGCTGCATAAAGTGCGGAGAGAAATTCCGGCGTCCTCCGCTGACCGGTAACTGCCCTAAATGCGGAGGTAATGTAGTGCTGACTGTACACGAAGGAGCTGTCCGTAAATATCTTGAGGTTTCAAAAGAGATCGGGGAAAGGTATAGGGTTTCCAGTTATACTCGACAGAGAATTGAACTTCTTGATAAAGATATACGTTCTCTATTTGAAAACCATAGGATTAAACAATTGGGACTTACGGATTTCATGCCCGGGTCAGCGCGTTGA
- the mmp10 gene encoding methyl coenzyme M reductase-arginine methyltransferase Mmp10 (Mmp10 (methanogenesis marker protein 10) is a cobalamin-requiring radical SAM methyltransferase that creates the methylarginine modification to methyl coenzyme M reductase.): MEVVIDVGGNPGVDCRGFCKYCYFKKVKDIQPLGCKYCLPFKKGCDYCTRSVKESYSGFKPLQIVLEETARKLYFANGEITKFTISGGGDLSCYPELGNLVAFLSQFGTQIHLGYTSGKGFSKPDDALFYIDHGITEVSFTVFATDPALRAEYMNDPEPEASLQVLRDFCAHCDVYGAIVLIPGVNDGEILDKTLNDLENMGAKGAILMRFANFPENGLILNNAPIIPGIIPHTVQEFTELVRKSAANHPSIRITGTPLEDPLIGSPFAIRNVPEALEKLPRTTKKATIITGRIAAPRLREIFEALGGSVNVVSPKKDIGCLITIEDFKKLDLSEVSETVFIPGRAFVHDMEVKEALKRDGIDRLVRRGPERLSVDGEMSIGMSREEVLELEIENFTELIGQINSLGLPVEQIRS, encoded by the coding sequence ATGGAAGTAGTTATCGACGTAGGCGGAAATCCAGGGGTAGACTGTAGAGGCTTCTGTAAATATTGTTATTTTAAAAAGGTCAAAGACATTCAGCCTCTAGGCTGCAAGTACTGTCTACCTTTCAAAAAAGGATGTGACTACTGTACTCGCAGTGTAAAGGAGTCATACTCAGGTTTTAAACCTCTTCAAATTGTGCTGGAAGAAACCGCAAGAAAACTCTATTTTGCAAATGGTGAGATAACAAAATTCACTATCAGCGGAGGGGGCGATTTAAGCTGTTACCCGGAACTGGGAAATCTTGTCGCTTTCCTGTCTCAATTCGGAACTCAGATACATCTGGGATACACAAGTGGAAAAGGTTTCAGCAAGCCTGATGATGCTCTTTTCTACATAGACCACGGAATTACAGAGGTGAGTTTTACAGTCTTTGCAACCGATCCTGCTTTAAGAGCTGAATATATGAATGATCCGGAACCTGAAGCTTCTTTGCAGGTCCTTCGGGATTTCTGTGCTCATTGCGATGTGTACGGAGCTATTGTACTAATCCCGGGAGTAAACGATGGAGAGATCCTTGATAAAACACTCAATGACCTGGAAAATATGGGTGCAAAAGGAGCTATCCTGATGAGATTTGCAAACTTTCCGGAAAATGGACTTATTCTCAATAATGCTCCCATTATTCCAGGTATAATTCCACACACTGTTCAGGAATTCACGGAGCTAGTACGGAAGTCCGCAGCAAATCACCCTTCCATAAGGATTACAGGAACCCCGCTTGAAGACCCGTTAATAGGTTCTCCTTTTGCCATCAGGAATGTTCCCGAAGCCCTTGAAAAACTTCCTAGAACCACAAAAAAAGCCACCATCATTACAGGTCGGATAGCAGCTCCAAGACTACGGGAGATTTTTGAGGCTCTTGGAGGTTCTGTGAATGTTGTTTCTCCGAAAAAAGACATTGGATGCCTCATTACTATTGAGGATTTCAAGAAATTGGATCTTTCAGAAGTAAGCGAAACCGTTTTTATTCCCGGAAGAGCCTTTGTTCACGATATGGAGGTTAAAGAAGCCCTAAAAAGAGACGGGATTGACAGGCTTGTCCGCAGGGGTCCGGAGCGTCTTTCCGTAGACGGTGAGATGTCAATAGGCATGAGCAGAGAAGAGGTTCTTGAGCTGGAGATTGAAAACTTTACTGAACTAATAGGGCAGATTAACTCTCTTGGATTGCCTGTGGAACAAATCCGGTCATAA
- a CDS encoding L-threonylcarbamoyladenylate synthase, whose product MQAENGNRAKTLVFRVSDENFDSVLDRAADIIKNGGTVAFPTETVYGLGADGLNPEAVLKIFKAKERPPGNPLSLLVHSKEDIKKVAKNVPENAFRLMDAFWPGPLTIILEKTDIVPDITSGNLQSIGVRMPDHRIPLELIKRAGTPLAAPSANLSGKLSPSLAAHVISDLTGRIDAILDGGKADIGLESTVIDMTVKPPVVLRPGAVSIEELENIIGKVRPGYKGSEVENEPDLSEKKAGQKYGHYTPDTEVVLVEGEGKPVSDKLVKLLDNYRSKGQKVGFLLSEETAAFLSMRNLSLDDCFLLGSRKEPEIAARKLFEGLRELDRRGLDVIVADGSFNRSGLGEALINRLREASSRKFVV is encoded by the coding sequence GTGCAGGCAGAAAACGGAAATAGAGCAAAGACCCTGGTTTTCCGGGTTTCCGATGAGAATTTCGATTCCGTCCTTGACAGGGCGGCAGACATAATCAAAAACGGCGGGACTGTAGCCTTTCCCACGGAAACGGTCTACGGGCTTGGAGCTGACGGTCTGAATCCTGAAGCAGTTCTGAAGATCTTCAAGGCAAAAGAGCGCCCTCCGGGAAATCCCCTTAGCCTGCTTGTCCATTCAAAGGAAGATATTAAGAAGGTAGCAAAAAATGTTCCTGAGAATGCTTTCAGGCTAATGGATGCTTTCTGGCCCGGCCCTCTTACGATTATCCTGGAGAAAACCGATATTGTTCCTGATATTACCTCAGGAAACCTGCAGTCAATAGGAGTCCGCATGCCTGATCATAGAATTCCCCTGGAACTCATAAAGAGGGCAGGCACTCCTCTTGCTGCTCCGAGTGCCAACCTGTCAGGAAAACTTAGTCCCAGCCTTGCAGCCCATGTTATATCTGATCTTACAGGCAGGATTGATGCAATTCTTGATGGAGGGAAGGCTGACATCGGCCTTGAGTCAACTGTAATTGATATGACTGTCAAGCCGCCTGTTGTGCTCAGGCCCGGAGCCGTGAGTATTGAAGAGCTTGAAAATATTATAGGAAAGGTCAGACCCGGATACAAAGGCAGCGAAGTAGAGAATGAACCGGATCTGTCCGAAAAAAAGGCAGGTCAGAAATACGGGCATTATACCCCTGATACAGAAGTCGTGCTTGTTGAAGGAGAAGGCAAACCAGTTTCAGATAAGCTTGTCAAGCTACTTGATAATTACAGAAGTAAAGGACAGAAAGTCGGGTTTCTTCTCAGTGAGGAAACTGCAGCTTTCCTTTCTATGAGAAATCTAAGCCTGGATGATTGCTTTTTACTGGGGTCCAGGAAAGAACCAGAGATAGCCGCCAGGAAACTCTTTGAAGGGCTAAGAGAACTTGACAGAAGAGGGCTGGACGTTATTGTGGCTGATGGGTCTTTCAACCGTTCAGGACTTGGCGAGGCGCTTATTAACCGACTTAGAGAAGCATCTTCTAGAAAATTTGTTGTTTAA
- the rbcL gene encoding type III ribulose-bisphosphate carboxylase — MLFCRLTYSTRRKTMRRDYIDTGYSPKDTDLTCEFHIEPSAGVNFEEAATHMAGESSIDSWTEIATLSPELAARLKPHVFYVDEGSQTVRVAYSEELFELGSVPQVLSAVAGNILSMKVVENLRLQDIAFPKSMLREFKGPKFGLLGVRKLTGVEGRPLIGTIVKPKVGLNSEKHAEVAYNSFAGGCDLVKDDENLTDQKFNSFEKRAELTLKLAEKAEAETGERKMYICNITAPTCKEMIRRMNVLKDLGAHYAMVDIVPAGWTALQTLREEVEDTDLVLHAHRCMHSAYTRNPRHGISMLVVAKLCRLIGLDQLHIGTVVGKMHGEKHEVLNLRDECVLDNVPADESQHVLAQDWGGLKPMFPVASGGLAPTMIPDLYSIFGRDIIMQFGGGIHAHPMGTAAGATACRQALEATLEGVSLQEYAKKHKELEVALDKWLKK, encoded by the coding sequence ATTCTATTCTGTAGACTAACTTACTCAACGAGGAGGAAGACAATGCGAAGGGACTATATAGACACGGGCTATAGCCCGAAGGATACCGATCTAACATGTGAATTCCATATCGAGCCATCAGCAGGAGTGAACTTTGAGGAAGCTGCAACCCATATGGCAGGGGAAAGCTCTATAGACTCCTGGACTGAGATTGCTACACTCAGTCCCGAACTTGCGGCCAGGTTGAAGCCCCACGTATTTTATGTGGACGAGGGATCACAAACTGTAAGGGTAGCTTATTCCGAAGAACTCTTTGAACTGGGTTCGGTCCCGCAGGTTCTCAGTGCGGTCGCAGGAAACATCCTGAGCATGAAGGTCGTTGAGAATCTGAGGTTGCAAGATATCGCTTTCCCGAAGTCAATGCTCCGTGAGTTCAAAGGACCAAAATTCGGGTTGCTAGGAGTCAGGAAACTTACAGGTGTGGAAGGCAGACCTCTGATAGGGACTATTGTCAAGCCGAAAGTGGGGTTAAACTCTGAAAAACACGCCGAGGTGGCTTACAACTCTTTTGCTGGAGGCTGCGACCTTGTCAAGGATGATGAGAACCTTACGGATCAAAAATTTAACAGCTTTGAAAAAAGAGCCGAACTCACCCTTAAACTTGCAGAAAAGGCGGAAGCTGAAACCGGAGAGCGCAAAATGTATATATGCAACATTACTGCCCCGACCTGCAAGGAAATGATCCGCCGCATGAATGTCCTTAAAGACCTGGGTGCTCACTATGCAATGGTCGACATTGTGCCCGCAGGCTGGACTGCGCTTCAGACCCTGAGAGAAGAAGTTGAAGACACAGATCTGGTACTTCACGCCCACCGCTGTATGCACTCAGCCTATACCCGGAATCCTCGCCACGGAATAAGCATGCTTGTCGTTGCCAAGCTCTGCAGATTGATTGGACTTGACCAGCTTCACATAGGTACGGTTGTTGGAAAAATGCACGGAGAAAAGCATGAGGTTCTGAACCTCAGGGATGAGTGCGTACTTGACAATGTGCCTGCAGATGAAAGCCAGCACGTCCTTGCCCAGGATTGGGGAGGACTGAAACCAATGTTCCCGGTTGCATCAGGAGGGCTTGCCCCAACTATGATTCCTGACCTGTACTCTATTTTTGGAAGGGATATTATTATGCAATTCGGCGGAGGAATTCATGCACATCCTATGGGTACGGCAGCAGGAGCTACTGCTTGCAGACAGGCACTTGAGGCAACCCTTGAAGGAGTTAGCCTGCAGGAATATGCGAAAAAACACAAAGAACTTGAAGTTGCCCTTGATAAGTGGCTGAAGAAATAA
- a CDS encoding DUF1646 family protein produces the protein MALEPGVLIGFLVIFLAVLLGPFKIRVIEENLEPFLLVCGIAAMTLSGFVEIPGEETGWRMEIIEEALTSPLHVGEIAGIWIGIFQIVLIVGLIIYKWHDPIHKAIRKLTDILSVKVLGFLLIVVLGLSSSIMSAILASIILVEVVNAMPLSRRSKIDLTIIACFSIGLGAALTPLGEPLSTIAVSKLAGEPYHADFMFLFNMLGKYIIPGILAFGIVGVFFLGKTSPKDQGMGAADYSETLKDVIMRAIKVYVFIAALVLLGEGFKPLIIEYFIQIPSGVLYWVNMVSAILDNATLAAAEIGPALSELQIRSILMGLLIAGGMLIPGNIPNIISAGKLGITSREWARLGVPMGLIAMAIYFVVIFVLGL, from the coding sequence GTGGCTCTTGAACCAGGAGTTTTAATTGGATTTCTTGTGATTTTCTTGGCCGTATTACTAGGTCCTTTTAAAATACGCGTTATTGAGGAAAATCTGGAACCATTTCTGCTTGTGTGCGGAATAGCAGCAATGACTCTCTCAGGTTTTGTTGAGATTCCAGGCGAAGAAACAGGCTGGAGAATGGAAATAATCGAAGAAGCATTGACTTCACCGCTGCATGTCGGAGAGATAGCCGGCATTTGGATTGGTATATTCCAGATAGTTCTGATTGTCGGGCTTATTATCTATAAATGGCATGATCCAATCCACAAAGCAATCCGAAAATTAACCGACATTCTTTCCGTTAAGGTTTTAGGATTTCTTCTTATTGTTGTTCTTGGTTTATCTTCCAGTATTATGTCGGCTATTCTTGCGTCAATTATTCTTGTTGAGGTAGTCAATGCAATGCCTCTTTCGCGAAGATCCAAAATAGACCTTACAATCATTGCATGTTTCTCGATAGGGCTTGGCGCAGCACTTACCCCCCTCGGTGAACCGCTTTCAACAATTGCTGTCTCAAAACTCGCCGGCGAGCCTTACCATGCCGATTTCATGTTCTTATTTAATATGCTGGGTAAGTATATAATCCCAGGTATCCTTGCATTTGGTATTGTTGGAGTGTTCTTCCTCGGAAAAACCAGTCCAAAAGACCAGGGAATGGGAGCAGCCGATTATAGTGAGACTTTAAAAGACGTCATAATGAGAGCTATTAAAGTCTATGTGTTTATTGCAGCACTCGTTTTGCTTGGCGAAGGTTTCAAACCTTTAATAATTGAATACTTTATCCAGATTCCTTCAGGTGTCCTTTACTGGGTTAACATGGTTTCAGCCATCCTTGACAATGCAACCCTGGCTGCTGCTGAGATAGGCCCTGCTCTGAGTGAGCTCCAGATAAGGAGTATACTTATGGGACTTTTGATTGCAGGCGGAATGCTGATCCCAGGAAATATCCCGAACATCATCTCTGCAGGCAAGCTTGGTATTACCAGCAGAGAATGGGCAAGGCTTGGGGTACCCATGGGGCTTATCGCAATGGCTATCTATTTCGTCGTCATCTTTGTGCTTGGATTATAA
- a CDS encoding DUF1646 family protein — translation MALEPGILAGFLVIFLAVLLGPFKIHVIEENLEVFLFVCGIAAMTISGFVEIPGTETGWRMEIIEEALTSPLNSLNIGGIPIGIFQVVLIVGLIIYKWHEPIHKAIRKMANALSLKIMAFILIAVLGLFSSVMSAILAAIILVEMVNALPISRKSKIDLTVIACFSIGLGAALTPLGEPLSTIAVSKLSGEPYHADFMFLFNMLGKYIIPGILAYGIVGMFFLGKVDMKDSGIKAEDYNETLKDVIMRAVKVYLFIMALTFLGDGFKPIIFEYFTQIPSAVLYWVNMVSAILDNATLAAAEIGPTMSELQIKSILMGLLIAGGMLIPGNIPNIISAGKLGITSKEWARLGVPMGLVTMGIYFAIIFVFRI, via the coding sequence ATGGCTCTTGAACCAGGCATTTTAGCTGGGTTTCTTGTAATATTCCTTGCCGTATTGCTCGGCCCTTTTAAGATACACGTTATTGAGGAGAATCTGGAGGTATTCCTGTTTGTCTGTGGAATAGCAGCAATGACCATTTCAGGTTTTGTCGAAATCCCAGGTACAGAAACAGGCTGGAGAATGGAAATAATCGAAGAAGCATTGACTTCGCCACTGAATTCTTTAAACATCGGCGGCATTCCAATAGGCATATTCCAGGTAGTGCTGATTGTCGGTTTAATTATCTATAAATGGCATGAACCTATCCACAAAGCAATCAGGAAAATGGCCAATGCACTCTCTCTTAAAATTATGGCTTTTATCCTTATTGCGGTACTTGGCCTATTTTCAAGTGTTATGTCGGCTATTCTCGCTGCAATTATTCTCGTTGAAATGGTTAATGCATTGCCGATATCACGAAAATCAAAGATAGATCTTACAGTTATTGCATGTTTCTCAATCGGGCTTGGTGCGGCGCTTACTCCCCTTGGCGAGCCGCTTTCAACAATTGCCGTCTCAAAACTCTCAGGTGAGCCTTACCATGCTGATTTCATGTTCTTATTTAACATGCTGGGTAAATATATAATTCCAGGTATCCTTGCATACGGTATTGTTGGGATGTTTTTCCTTGGGAAAGTTGATATGAAAGACTCTGGAATAAAAGCCGAAGATTATAACGAAACTTTGAAAGATGTAATAATGAGAGCTGTTAAGGTCTATCTGTTTATCATGGCTCTGACATTTCTTGGAGATGGTTTCAAGCCTATTATATTCGAGTACTTCACACAAATACCCTCAGCGGTACTATACTGGGTTAACATGGTTTCAGCTATCCTGGATAACGCCACTCTGGCAGCCGCTGAAATCGGACCGACTATGAGTGAACTGCAAATAAAGAGTATACTTATGGGACTTTTAATCGCAGGCGGAATGCTAATCCCAGGAAATATACCGAATATTATCTCTGCAGGCAAACTGGGTATAACCAGTAAAGAATGGGCAAGGCTTGGAGTACCAATGGGACTTGTCACAATGGGTATATATTTCGCCATTATCTTCGTATTTAGAATTTAA